GGCCATGGCCGACGCCCGCGCCACCGTCGGGGTGCTGCACGCGCTGATCGCCCGGCTGGGCGGGCACCGGGTGCACACCCTCGGCGACACCATCGAGTTCGTCAAAGCGGTCGCGCCGGTGCAGCGGGCCAAGAAGCACCTGGCCGAGGGCCTGCCGCACGCGCCGGGGGTGTACCTGTTCCGCGCCGCCGACGGCCGCCCGCTCTACGTCGGCACCTCCACCGACATCGCCACCCGGGTGCGCAGCTACTTCACCGCCGCCGAGCGCCGGGCCCGGATCAAGGAGATGCTGGGCGCCGCCGTGCGGGTCGACGCGGTCGAGTGCGCCCACGGCCTGGAGGCGCAGGTACGCGAGCTGCGGCTGATCGCCGCGCACGCGCCGCCGTACAACCGGCGCTCCAAGCATCCGGAGCGGGTGCAGTGGCTGAAGCTCACCGCCGAGCCCTACCCCCGGCTGTCCGTGGTGCGGCAGCTGGCCGCCGACGGCGGCGCCTATCTCGGGCCGTTCGCCGGGCGGGCGGCGGCGCAGGCGGCGGTGGACGCGATCCACGAGGCGCTGCCGCTGCGGCAGTGCACGCCCCGGCTGTCCGCACGCAAGGCCACGGCCGCCTGCGCGCTGGCCGAGCTGGGCAAGTGCCCGGCGCCCTGCACGCTGGCGATCAGCACGGAGGACTACGACGAGCGCGCCGCGGCTCCGCTGCGGGCCGCGTTCGGCGGCGACCCGGACGCGGTGGTGGACCCGCTGCTGGCCCGGATCCACCGGCTGTCGGACGCGCAGCGCTACGAGGACGCGGCGGCGGTCCGGGACCGGCTGACCGCGTTCCTGCGGGCGGCGATCCGCATGCAGCGGCTGGCCTCGCTCACCTCGATCGAGGAGCTGATCGCGGCCCGGCGCACCGAGCAGAACGCGTGGGAGATCGCCATCGTCCGGCACGGCCGGCTCGCCGCCGCCGCGACCGCCGCGCCCGGCGTCCATCCGCGACGGACGCTGGAGCTGATCCGGCCGACCGCGGAGACGGTGCTGGCCGCGCCCGGCCCGACGCCGTGCGCCACCCCGGAGGAGACCGAGCGCATCCTGGACTGGCTGGAGCGCCCCGAGACGCGCCTGGTGGAGGCCACCTCGGGCTGGGCCTCCCCGGCCCGCGGCCCGGCCCGGTGGCGGCGCCTGCTGGGGACGCCCCAGCAGCGGCAGCCCGGCTGACTCCCGGTCACCTCCCGTGAACCGTTCGGCCATTACTTGACCGAATGCATGAAAGGTCTTGACCGAACGGCTGCCACGTTCGTTACTAGGCTATGGAGCGATATCCAGAGATCTCTCGGAAGTGGGCGGTCATGGCACCCCGGGACCGCGGACGTGCTGGTCGACGCTCCACCTCCGGGCGGTGAGGGGGGTGTCCTCAGTGGACGCGGATGCCGCTGCGGTGGCGACGGGGATTCCGGCAACCACGGGCCGGGCGGGCGAGAGCCTGCTCAGCACCCGGATCCGGGCGATGCTCAGCTGGCCGGCCGAGCGGGCACAGGCGCCCGCGGACCCGGTGGCGGCGCTGATCAAGGCACACCGCACCGTGCACTCGGGCTCGGACGTGGCGCTGCTGCGCCGGGCGTACGTGGTCGCCGAGCGGATGCACCGCGGCCAGATGCGCAAGAGCGGTGATCCGTACATCACCCACCCGCTCGCCGTCGCGGAGATCCTCGCCCACCTGGGCATGGACGGCACCACGCTGGTCGCCGCGCTGCTGCACGACACCGTCGAGGACACCAGCTACACCCTGGCCCAGCTGCGCGCGGACTTCGGCCCGGACGTCGCCCTGCTGGTCGACGGGGTGACCAAGTTCGACAAGGCCCACTTCGGCGCCCGCGCCGAGGCGGAGACCATCCGCAAGATGATCGTCGCCGCCGGGCAGGACATCCGGGTGCTGGTCATCAAGCTGGCCGACCGGCTGCACAACATGCAGACCCTGGACGCCCGCTCGGCCGCATCCCGCGCCCGCATCGCCGGCGCGACCCGCGAGGTGCTGGTGCCGCTCTGCGACCGGCTCGGCATCCAGGCGCTCAAGCGCGAGCTCGAGGACAAGGTGCTGCTGTTCCTCGACCCGGACGAGTACGGGCGCATCGACTCCATGGTGTCCAACCGCCCCGACTGGAACGACTACGTACAGAACCTGGTCACCATCGGGTCGGCCGCGCTGCGGCGGGAGCGGCTGGACGGCCGCGTCGAGCCGCGCCCCCGGCACTACTACTCGATCTGGAAGGACACCCGGCAGGCGGGCAGCCCGGTGCCGATGGACCTGCCCCGCATCGTGGTGGTGATGGACGGCGACGAGGCGGACTGCTACGGCGCGCTGTGCGCGGTGCACCAGCAGTGGAAGCCGATCCCGGGCCGGTTCAAGGACTTCATCGCCGCGCCGAAGAACAACCTCTACCGCTCGCTGCACACCACCGTGCTGGGCCCCGACGACCAGATGGTCGAGGTGCTGATCCGCACCGAGCAGATGCACCGCGCGGTCGAGTACGGCGTCGTCGCGCCGTACCGCTACCCGGCCCGCCCGGCGCGCCGGTCCGGGCTCGGCCTGTTCGGCCAGACGCGCACCGACCGGCGCGAGGCGCCGCCGCCACAGCGCCAGCCCGGCGAGCACGCCTGGCTGCGCCGCGCGCTGGACCTGGAGCAGGCCGCCCCCGACGCGGTGCAGTTCGTCGAGACGCTGCGCTGCGACCTGGCCGAGCAGCAGATCCAGGTGTTCGCCTGGGGACGCCAGCTGCTGCTGCCTGCCGGGGCGAGCCCGGTGGACGTGGCGTACGAGCTGGGCACCCGCACCGGCGACCGCTGCGTCGCGGCCACCGTGAACGGCGTGCTCACCCCGCTCAACGCCGCGCTGACCGACGGCGACGTGGTCGACATCCTGGTCAGCCGCGCGCGTAACCACCCCGGCCCGCGCCGGGAGTGGCTGGAGTTCGTGAAGGCGCCCAACGCGCGGCTGCGGCTGAGCCGCCGGTTCACCGAGCCGGAGGTCGCCGCGGGCACGGTCAGCGACCGCCTGCAGCTGGGGCGGGCCGCGATCGGCCTGGCGCTGCGCCGCCGCGACCGGGCGCTGGCCGACGAGCAGCGGCTGGCGAGCCTCGCCGTGGCGCTGGAGTATCCGGATCTCGACACGCTGCTGATCGCGGTAGCCGAGCACCGGGTCTCCGCCGACACCATCGTCGACCAGCTCATCGCCAGCGTCGACAACCAGGGCGAGGCGGCCCGGTCGACGCCCGTGAGCGTGGTCGCCCCGCGGCGCGACGCCGCTGACGCTCCGGCGAGGCGCTCGTCGACTAGCCTGGCACGGTGAACCGACGCTCACCGCTGCGCAGGAAGCTCGTCTCCTTCGGCTACGGCGTCTTCTACCGGATCCCGCCGCGCTGGCGGCACCGGCTGGTCAAGACCGTGACCGCGCGGTACTCGGTGGGCTCGGTGGTGCTGATCTTCGACAGCGAGGCGACCGGCCCCGAGCGCATCCTGCTGCTGCGCCAGCCGCCCGGCCGGGGCTGGACGCTGCCCGCCGGGCTGCTGGAGCGGCGTGAGGCCCCGATCGACGCGGCGTGCCGGGAGGCGGCCGAGGAGACCGGCATCCAGCTGACCCCCGACCAGGTCACGCCCGCCGTGCCGAACGCGATGGTGCACCACACGGGCCACTGGGTCGACATGGTCTTCACCGCCCGGGTGCCCGCCTCGACCACCCGGACCAGCGTGGACGGCGCCGAGGTGTGGGAGGCCCGCTGGCACGCGGTGGACGACCTGCCCGTGCTCACCCCGGCCACCGCGCGGCTGCTCGGCCACTACGGCATCGGGCCGGAGGCATACCGCGACCAGACCGGCGCCACCCGCTGAACCCGGCGGGGCCGCCCGCTTGGATGATGTCTGGAGCGCCGGCGACCGTTCGGGCCACCGGGCGGCGCGATGGCCACCCGACGAGCACCAGGACGGTCCGATGAGCACGTTCGGCCAGGAACAGGACGGTCCGGTGACCGCGCCCGCCGATCTCTGCGCGGTGGTGCTGGCCGCCGGGCTCGGCACCCGGCTGCGGCCGCTGACCATGCTGCGGCCCAAGGCGCTGGTGCCGATCGGCAACGTGCCGCTGCTGGACCGGGCGCTGGCGCGGCTGGCCGAGGTCGGGCTGACCGGACCGGACCGGGTCGCGGTCAACGCGCACTGGCTCGGGGCGCAGATAGCCGACCATGTCGGGGACCGGGCGCACCTGTCGGTCGAGGAGGAGCCGCTGGGCACCGCGGGCGCGCTGGGCAACCTGCGGGACTGGATCGCGGGGCGCGGCGTGCTGGTGCTCAACGCCGACGCGTACGTCGGCGTGACCGGCCCCGCCGACCTCGGCGCGCTGCTGGCGGGCTGGGACGGCGACCGGGTGCGCATGCACGGCGTCAAGGCCGGCAAGCCCGACCCGTTCCACGGCTACAACTTCGCCGGAGCCTCGCTGCTGCCCGCCGCCGCCGTGTCCGTCCTGCCGGACAAGCCGCGCGAGCTGGCCCGCACCACCTGGCGCCCGGCCGAGCAGTCCGGCCGCCTCGACGTGATCCCGCTGACCGGCCTCTACCTCGACTGCGGCACCCCCGCCGACTACCTCGCCGCCAACCTGCACGCCGCCCGGGGCGAGAACCTCTTCGGCGCGGGCGTCGTGCTCACCGGCCAGGCCACCGGCAGCGTGCTCGGCGACGGCGCGCGGGTCGACGGCACCGTCCAGGACTGCGTGCTCTGGCCCGGCGCGTACGTCGCCCCTGACGAGCACCTGCACCGCATGATCAGGGTCGGCCGGGACCTCACCGTCCCCGCCGCCTAGCATGGCGGTAGGGCCCGGCGCCCCCTCCCCAACCGTCGATCATGAACTTATGGCACGGCTGGGCGGCGTGCCGCCGGCACAGGTTCCTGATCGACCCGCACGACGCGAGGAGTTCCGGTGATCACAGCGATCGTTCTCATCGACTGCGCGACCGACGCGATCCCGGAGGTCGCCGAGGAACTGGCCAACCTGGAGGGTGTCAGCGAGGTGTACTCCGTCGCGGGCGGCGTGGACCTGATCGCCATCGTGCGGGTGCGCGAGTTCGACCACATCGCCGAGGTCATCGCGGGCGGCATCTCCAAGGTGCCGGGCGTGCTCGGCACGGACACGCACATCGCGTTCCGCTCGTACTCGCGCCACGACCTGGAGCAGGCGTTCGCCATCGGCTTCTGAGCCCGCTGCCGGGCCCGCGCACAGCGGTCCGCGTCACACTCCGAGGTTCTTACTTGTGAGTAACCTCGCGGTCTAGGCTGCTGCCATGCAGCTCACCGTGGACCGCGGCAGCGACCGGCTCGCCATCCTGCTCCACCCCGCGCAGGCGCCCGACGCTCCGCTGGCGGTCGTCTTCCCGGCGATGGGCGTGCCCGCCGGCTACTACACCCGCTTCGCGCACAGCCTCAACGAGGCGGGCATCAGCGTCGCCGTGGCCGACCTGCGCGGCACCGGCGCCAGCGCGCCCCGGCCCAGCCGGGGCAGCCGGTACGGCTACCCCGAGCTGGCCGACGACGTCGACGCGGTGCTGGACGCACTCGCCGAGCAGCGCGCCGGGCGGCGTACCGTCCTGCTCGGGCACTCCCTCGGCGGCCAGACCACGGTGCTGCACCTGGCCCGCGAGGCCGCGCGCGGCCGGGGTCACCGGGTCGACGGGATCGTGCTGATCGCGGTGGGGCTGCCCTACTGGCGCACCTACCCGCGCGCGCAGCGGCTGGCCGTGCTGGCCATGACCCAGGTCATCAACGGGGTGTCCGCCGCGCTGCGGGTCTGGCCGGGCTGGGGCTTCGGCGGGCGGCAGGCCCGCGGCGTCATCCGCGACTGGGCGTACACGGCACGCCACGGCCGCTTCCCCGCGCACCTGGCCGCCGAGGGCGGACTGGCCGCGATCGACCTGCCGGTGCTCGCGATCAGCGTCGACGACGACCAGTACACGCCGCCGGAGACCACCGACCACCTGGTCGCGGCCCTCCCCACGGCGGCGGTGACCCGCGAGCACCTCACCAGCGCCGAGGCCGGCGTCCCCCTCGACCACTTCAAGTGGGTCAAGGCGGGCTCGGCCCTGGCCCCCCGCATCGCCCACTGGCTCGCCCGGCTGCCCTGACCTGCAGACAGTTTGCCCGGCGCGGCTCTCCCGGCGCGGCTCTCCCGGCGCGGCTCCATGGCTCGCGCGGCCATGATCGCGGTCTCGTGTCGAAACCTATGGCCAGACCAGAGGTTTCGACACGAACCGCCGATCATCACCAGCCCCACCGCACAGCTCCCGCCGGTGCCGCACGGCATGATCGCTAGCTCGTGTCCAAAAGTGCGGCCAGACCCCAGGTTCGGACACGAAACGCCAATCATGGCGGGCTCGACCGGCGGTCAACCCGACCGGCAGCCGCCAGCCGGGCCGGAGCCCGGCCTGGGTGAAAGCGTTGTGGCAGGTCAGTGGGGCATCAGGGACATCGGGCGGCAGCACGCGCCCTGGTGGAGCGGCTGTGCCGAGCCGCACCCGCCCAGCCAGCCGAGGTTGAGCACGGAGTGACGGGCGACGCCGTGCCCGACGGCGGAGCGACGGGGCTGACGCGGCCGGGTCTCACGGGTCAGAGCTGCGGGAATCATGGGGGCTGCCTCTCACTGCCTGGGGGTGTGGCGCCACTGTGCCACGCCCGCCCCGCCCCCACCACGCGAAAGTGGCCACCACGACACCCCGTCCGGCTGAGTCGGGTCAGGGGGTGACGGGGAGGTGGGTGTAGCCGCGGAAGCCGAGGCGGTCGCGGCGGGTGGCAGGCCCGGCCGCACG
The Catellatospora sp. IY07-71 DNA segment above includes these coding regions:
- a CDS encoding NUDIX hydrolase; the encoded protein is MNRRSPLRRKLVSFGYGVFYRIPPRWRHRLVKTVTARYSVGSVVLIFDSEATGPERILLLRQPPGRGWTLPAGLLERREAPIDAACREAAEETGIQLTPDQVTPAVPNAMVHHTGHWVDMVFTARVPASTTRTSVDGAEVWEARWHAVDDLPVLTPATARLLGHYGIGPEAYRDQTGATR
- a CDS encoding sugar phosphate nucleotidyltransferase; the protein is MSTFGQEQDGPVTAPADLCAVVLAAGLGTRLRPLTMLRPKALVPIGNVPLLDRALARLAEVGLTGPDRVAVNAHWLGAQIADHVGDRAHLSVEEEPLGTAGALGNLRDWIAGRGVLVLNADAYVGVTGPADLGALLAGWDGDRVRMHGVKAGKPDPFHGYNFAGASLLPAAAVSVLPDKPRELARTTWRPAEQSGRLDVIPLTGLYLDCGTPADYLAANLHAARGENLFGAGVVLTGQATGSVLGDGARVDGTVQDCVLWPGAYVAPDEHLHRMIRVGRDLTVPAA
- a CDS encoding Lrp/AsnC family transcriptional regulator, encoding MITAIVLIDCATDAIPEVAEELANLEGVSEVYSVAGGVDLIAIVRVREFDHIAEVIAGGISKVPGVLGTDTHIAFRSYSRHDLEQAFAIGF
- a CDS encoding bifunctional (p)ppGpp synthetase/guanosine-3',5'-bis(diphosphate) 3'-pyrophosphohydrolase → MDADAAAVATGIPATTGRAGESLLSTRIRAMLSWPAERAQAPADPVAALIKAHRTVHSGSDVALLRRAYVVAERMHRGQMRKSGDPYITHPLAVAEILAHLGMDGTTLVAALLHDTVEDTSYTLAQLRADFGPDVALLVDGVTKFDKAHFGARAEAETIRKMIVAAGQDIRVLVIKLADRLHNMQTLDARSAASRARIAGATREVLVPLCDRLGIQALKRELEDKVLLFLDPDEYGRIDSMVSNRPDWNDYVQNLVTIGSAALRRERLDGRVEPRPRHYYSIWKDTRQAGSPVPMDLPRIVVVMDGDEADCYGALCAVHQQWKPIPGRFKDFIAAPKNNLYRSLHTTVLGPDDQMVEVLIRTEQMHRAVEYGVVAPYRYPARPARRSGLGLFGQTRTDRREAPPPQRQPGEHAWLRRALDLEQAAPDAVQFVETLRCDLAEQQIQVFAWGRQLLLPAGASPVDVAYELGTRTGDRCVAATVNGVLTPLNAALTDGDVVDILVSRARNHPGPRREWLEFVKAPNARLRLSRRFTEPEVAAGTVSDRLQLGRAAIGLALRRRDRALADEQRLASLAVALEYPDLDTLLIAVAEHRVSADTIVDQLIASVDNQGEAARSTPVSVVAPRRDAADAPARRSSTSLAR
- a CDS encoding DEDD exonuclease domain-containing protein codes for the protein MLADPLQLDLRHTTFVVLDLETTGGAPDGAGITEIGAVKVRGGEELGSFGTLINPGVPIPPFITVLTGITTTMTMEAPPIEAVLPALLEFLSGAVLVAHNAPYDTGFLKAACAAHGYRWPNPRIVDTVQLARRVLLRDEVPNNKLGTLAAYFRVADQPSHRAMADARATVGVLHALIARLGGHRVHTLGDTIEFVKAVAPVQRAKKHLAEGLPHAPGVYLFRAADGRPLYVGTSTDIATRVRSYFTAAERRARIKEMLGAAVRVDAVECAHGLEAQVRELRLIAAHAPPYNRRSKHPERVQWLKLTAEPYPRLSVVRQLAADGGAYLGPFAGRAAAQAAVDAIHEALPLRQCTPRLSARKATAACALAELGKCPAPCTLAISTEDYDERAAAPLRAAFGGDPDAVVDPLLARIHRLSDAQRYEDAAAVRDRLTAFLRAAIRMQRLASLTSIEELIAARRTEQNAWEIAIVRHGRLAAAATAAPGVHPRRTLELIRPTAETVLAAPGPTPCATPEETERILDWLERPETRLVEATSGWASPARGPARWRRLLGTPQQRQPG
- a CDS encoding alpha/beta fold hydrolase, yielding MQLTVDRGSDRLAILLHPAQAPDAPLAVVFPAMGVPAGYYTRFAHSLNEAGISVAVADLRGTGASAPRPSRGSRYGYPELADDVDAVLDALAEQRAGRRTVLLGHSLGGQTTVLHLAREAARGRGHRVDGIVLIAVGLPYWRTYPRAQRLAVLAMTQVINGVSAALRVWPGWGFGGRQARGVIRDWAYTARHGRFPAHLAAEGGLAAIDLPVLAISVDDDQYTPPETTDHLVAALPTAAVTREHLTSAEAGVPLDHFKWVKAGSALAPRIAHWLARLP